The following proteins come from a genomic window of Methylorubrum populi:
- a CDS encoding HlyD family secretion protein, which translates to MSLRESLREDSARSETGGERVEDERAEGGRAPALPSTVVAAPAAPLAAPVQPASPAKPRRPLRRAVLGLVLCAALGGGAYAGWDWWTVGRFFVSTDDAYVQADISVLAAKVSGYLEAVPVVNGQAVKRGDVIARLDDGDYRLAVTAAQDKLATQESTIARIGRQAEAAQAQVLQSVAQIDAAKADAVRASADYARATGMQADYVAKSRLDQAKADRDRTDAAVKSAEAALVAARANVEVLKAQTREAENLAAELRTAVDRAQRDLDFAVIRAPFDGVVGNKAVEAGAYVSPGSRIAALVPLKSVRVDANFKETQLARVRPGQEVHIHVDAYPDRDIVGTVESLSPASGSVFSLLPPDNATGNFTKIVQRLPVRVQVPEDVAREGLLRPGLSVVVRVDTREGADAPVQKLAARR; encoded by the coding sequence ATGTCGCTGCGTGAGTCGCTTCGTGAGGACTCCGCCCGGTCGGAGACGGGTGGGGAGCGCGTCGAGGACGAGCGGGCTGAGGGCGGCCGCGCGCCGGCCCTGCCCTCCACCGTCGTGGCCGCGCCAGCCGCGCCCCTGGCCGCGCCGGTGCAGCCCGCATCGCCGGCCAAGCCCCGGCGCCCGCTGCGGCGGGCGGTGCTGGGCCTCGTACTCTGCGCGGCGCTCGGCGGCGGCGCCTATGCCGGCTGGGACTGGTGGACGGTCGGGCGCTTCTTCGTCAGTACCGACGACGCCTATGTGCAGGCCGACATCTCGGTTCTGGCCGCCAAGGTCTCGGGCTATCTCGAGGCGGTGCCCGTGGTGAACGGGCAGGCGGTGAAGCGGGGCGACGTCATCGCCCGGCTCGACGACGGCGATTACCGCCTCGCGGTGACGGCGGCGCAGGACAAGCTCGCCACCCAGGAGAGCACCATCGCCCGGATCGGCCGGCAGGCGGAAGCGGCGCAGGCGCAGGTGCTGCAGAGCGTGGCCCAGATCGATGCGGCCAAGGCCGACGCGGTGCGGGCGAGCGCCGACTATGCCCGCGCCACGGGGATGCAGGCCGATTACGTCGCCAAATCCCGTCTTGATCAGGCCAAGGCCGACCGCGACCGCACCGACGCGGCGGTGAAGTCGGCCGAGGCCGCCCTCGTCGCGGCGCGGGCCAATGTCGAGGTGCTGAAGGCGCAGACGCGCGAGGCGGAAAACCTCGCCGCGGAGCTGCGCACCGCCGTCGACCGGGCGCAGCGCGACCTCGACTTCGCGGTGATCCGCGCGCCCTTCGACGGCGTCGTCGGCAACAAGGCGGTGGAGGCCGGCGCCTACGTCTCGCCGGGCTCGCGCATCGCCGCCCTGGTGCCGCTGAAGAGCGTGCGGGTCGATGCGAACTTCAAGGAGACGCAGCTCGCCCGCGTCCGGCCCGGCCAGGAGGTCCATATCCACGTGGACGCCTATCCCGACCGCGACATCGTCGGCACGGTGGAATCGCTCTCGCCCGCCTCCGGCTCGGTCTTCAGCCTGCTGCCGCCCGACAACGCCACCGGCAACTTCACCAAGATCGTGCAGCGTCTGCCCGTGCGCGTCCAGGTGCCCGAGGACGTCGCCCGCGAGGGCCTGCTGCGGCCCGGCCTGTCCGTCGTGGTGCGGGTCGACACCCGCGAGGGCGCCGACGCGCCGGTGCAGAAGCTCGCCGCCCGGCGCTGA
- a CDS encoding TetR/AcrR family transcriptional regulator — translation MADAAIRERGPAAPQAASAGESDKRRQILEGARQVFMASGFDGASMGEIAKTANVSKGTLYVYFDSKEALFEALTTEAKAGLAENLFRLDEDDADVRAVLTRLGTSYLAMMARPEHVSIIRMVIGACEKFPRFGQAFYEAGPACGVGRLKAYLDAQVAAGRLSVADTDLAAKHFLQLCQAGMLTRLLFNAGAAPDEDEIRHRVTEAVRVFYAGYGPFAAG, via the coding sequence ATGGCGGACGCGGCGATACGGGAGCGGGGGCCGGCAGCCCCGCAGGCGGCCTCAGCCGGCGAGAGCGACAAGCGCCGGCAGATCCTAGAGGGCGCGCGCCAGGTCTTCATGGCGTCGGGCTTCGACGGCGCCAGCATGGGCGAGATCGCCAAGACCGCGAACGTGTCGAAGGGCACGCTCTACGTCTATTTCGACAGCAAGGAGGCCTTGTTCGAGGCCCTGACCACCGAGGCCAAGGCGGGGCTGGCCGAGAACCTGTTCCGGCTCGACGAGGACGACGCGGACGTGCGCGCCGTGCTGACGCGGCTCGGCACCAGCTACCTCGCGATGATGGCGCGGCCGGAGCACGTCTCGATCATCCGCATGGTGATCGGCGCCTGCGAGAAGTTTCCCCGGTTCGGGCAGGCCTTCTACGAGGCGGGCCCGGCCTGCGGGGTCGGGCGGCTCAAGGCCTATCTCGATGCCCAGGTCGCGGCCGGGCGCCTCTCCGTCGCCGACACCGATCTCGCCGCCAAGCACTTCCTGCAGCTCTGCCAAGCCGGGATGCTGACGCGGCTGCTGTTCAACGCGGGCGCGGCACCGGACGAGGACGAGATCCGGCACCGGGTCACGGAAGCCGTGCGGGTCTTCTACGCGGGCTACGGCCCGTTCGCGGCGGGGTGA
- a CDS encoding acyl-CoA dehydrogenase, protein MSYRAPVEEMAFTLRHVAGLDAVLAQNGAEIAPEDARAILEEAGRFAGNVIAPLNRTGDRHGTPFSDGTVTTAPGWASAYRAFVEGGWNGVLADPDHGGQGLPHLIAAACTEMWNGANLAFGLCPLLTAGGIEALAAHGSDELKGRYLEKLVTGEWTATMNLTEPQAGSDLSGLRTRAEANGDGSYRITGAKIYITYGEHDLADNICHLVLARLKDAPAGTRGISLFLVPKVLPDGSRNDLRCSGLEHKLGIHASPTCSMAFGDGGGATGWLIGEENRGLACMFTMMNSARLNVGLQGVGVAEAAYQKALDYARERRQGRAPGASEPVSAIVAHADVQRMLLTMKAYTAAARGICYLTAQALDASHGPEGKAAHERASLLTPVAKAFATDIANEVTSLGVQVHGGMGFVEETGAAQLMRDARILGIYEGTNGIQAIDLVTRKLPLAGGATVGAQIASMRRVAEGLLKDGAPGFGHAAARLREGIGSLDRATSFLLKALASNRPQEALPGATPYLRLFGLVQGTACLAAAGLASSAAVKAGETDPAHAARIALARFFAENLLPAAGGLEQAILTGGDFADDPAFALAG, encoded by the coding sequence ATGAGCTATCGCGCGCCCGTCGAGGAGATGGCCTTCACGCTCCGCCACGTCGCGGGGCTCGACGCCGTGCTGGCGCAAAACGGGGCCGAGATCGCGCCCGAGGATGCGCGCGCCATCCTCGAAGAGGCGGGTCGGTTCGCCGGCAACGTCATCGCACCGCTCAACCGCACCGGCGATCGCCACGGCACGCCGTTCTCGGACGGCACCGTCACCACCGCACCGGGCTGGGCTTCCGCCTACCGCGCCTTCGTCGAGGGCGGCTGGAACGGCGTGCTCGCCGACCCCGACCATGGCGGCCAGGGCCTGCCGCACCTGATCGCCGCCGCCTGCACCGAGATGTGGAACGGCGCCAACCTCGCCTTCGGCCTCTGCCCCCTGCTCACCGCCGGCGGCATCGAGGCGCTGGCCGCCCACGGCTCCGACGAGCTGAAGGGCCGCTACCTCGAGAAGCTCGTCACGGGGGAATGGACCGCGACCATGAACCTGACCGAGCCGCAGGCGGGCTCGGACCTCTCAGGCCTGCGCACCCGCGCCGAGGCCAACGGCGACGGCAGCTACCGGATCACGGGCGCCAAGATCTACATCACCTACGGCGAGCACGATCTGGCCGACAACATCTGCCACCTCGTCCTGGCCCGGCTGAAGGACGCGCCGGCCGGCACCCGCGGCATCTCGCTGTTCCTCGTGCCGAAGGTGCTGCCGGACGGGAGCCGCAACGACCTGCGCTGCTCGGGGCTGGAGCACAAGCTCGGCATCCACGCCTCGCCGACCTGCTCCATGGCCTTCGGCGATGGGGGCGGGGCCACCGGCTGGCTGATCGGCGAGGAGAACCGGGGCTTGGCCTGCATGTTCACGATGATGAACTCGGCCCGGCTCAATGTCGGCCTGCAGGGCGTCGGCGTGGCCGAGGCCGCGTATCAGAAGGCCCTCGACTACGCCCGCGAGCGCCGCCAGGGCCGGGCGCCGGGCGCGTCGGAGCCCGTCAGCGCCATCGTGGCGCATGCCGACGTGCAGCGCATGCTGCTGACCATGAAGGCCTACACGGCGGCGGCCCGCGGCATCTGCTACCTCACCGCGCAAGCCCTCGACGCGTCCCACGGCCCCGAGGGGAAAGCGGCGCATGAGCGCGCCTCGCTGCTGACGCCGGTGGCCAAGGCCTTCGCCACCGACATCGCCAACGAGGTCACCTCGCTCGGCGTGCAGGTCCATGGCGGCATGGGCTTCGTCGAGGAGACCGGCGCGGCCCAGCTCATGCGCGACGCCCGCATCCTCGGCATCTACGAGGGCACCAACGGCATCCAGGCGATCGACCTCGTCACCCGCAAGCTGCCGCTCGCCGGCGGCGCCACGGTCGGCGCCCAGATCGCGTCGATGCGGCGGGTGGCGGAGGGCCTCCTGAAGGACGGCGCGCCCGGCTTCGGCCACGCGGCGGCGCGCCTGCGGGAGGGCATCGGCAGCCTCGACCGGGCGACGAGTTTCCTGCTGAAGGCGCTGGCCTCGAACCGGCCGCAGGAGGCGCTCCCCGGCGCCACGCCCTACTTGCGCCTGTTCGGCCTCGTCCAGGGCACCGCCTGCCTCGCGGCGGCGGGGCTCGCGTCGAGCGCCGCCGTGAAGGCGGGCGAGACCGATCCGGCCCATGCCGCGCGCATCGCGCTTGCCCGCTTCTTCGCCGAGAACCTGCTGCCGGCGGCCGGCGGCCTGGAGCAGGCGATCCTGACGGGCGGCGACTTCGCCGACGATCCGGCCTTCGCGCTCGCGGGGTGA
- a CDS encoding L-threonylcarbamoyladenylate synthase, translating to MDAPPSTAPTLRLAADVNGLARAAALIGAGRLVALPTETVYGLGADATDPEAVAAIYAAKGRPRFNPLIAHVATMDAALAQGVFDAAALRLAEKFWPGPLTLVVPVAPGGSVCDLARAGLDSVALRVPAHATAQALLERVGRPVAAPSANRSGRVSPTSADHVLTDLDGRIAAVLDGGACPVGVESSVVACLGGPPRLLRPGGVTRAAIAAVLGSAPEAGGDPGSRPVGPGLLASHYAPRAGVRLDAERIEPGEAVLLFGAVRPAGLEGAAAVESLSERGDPAEAAARLFGALRRLDASGAPTIAVVPVPEEGLGEAINDRLRRAAAPR from the coding sequence ATGGACGCACCACCGTCAACCGCTCCCACGCTACGCTTGGCTGCCGATGTCAACGGACTCGCGCGGGCGGCCGCGCTGATCGGGGCCGGGCGTCTCGTCGCCCTGCCGACGGAGACGGTCTACGGGCTCGGGGCCGACGCCACCGATCCGGAGGCGGTGGCCGCGATCTACGCCGCCAAGGGCCGCCCGCGCTTCAACCCGCTGATCGCCCATGTGGCGACGATGGACGCCGCTCTGGCCCAGGGCGTGTTCGACGCCGCCGCCCTCCGGCTCGCGGAAAAATTCTGGCCGGGGCCGCTGACCCTGGTGGTGCCGGTGGCCCCCGGCGGCTCGGTCTGCGATCTCGCCCGGGCCGGGCTCGATTCCGTGGCGTTGCGCGTGCCGGCCCACGCCACCGCCCAGGCGCTGCTGGAGCGGGTCGGGCGGCCGGTGGCGGCGCCCTCGGCCAACCGCTCGGGGCGCGTCAGCCCCACCAGCGCCGACCATGTGCTGACGGATCTCGACGGCCGCATCGCCGCCGTGCTCGACGGGGGCGCATGCCCGGTCGGGGTCGAGTCGTCGGTGGTCGCCTGCCTCGGCGGACCGCCCCGGCTGCTGCGCCCCGGCGGGGTGACGCGGGCGGCCATCGCCGCCGTCCTGGGCTCTGCCCCCGAGGCGGGGGGGGATCCGGGCTCGCGGCCGGTGGGCCCGGGCCTGCTCGCCTCGCACTACGCGCCGCGGGCCGGGGTGCGGCTCGACGCGGAGCGCATCGAGCCGGGGGAGGCGGTTCTGCTGTTCGGTGCCGTCCGCCCCGCCGGGCTGGAGGGCGCGGCGGCGGTCGAGTCCCTGAGCGAGCGCGGCGATCCGGCGGAGGCCGCCGCGCGGCTGTTCGGGGCCCTGCGCCGGCTCGACGCCTCGGGCGCGCCGACCATCGCCGTCGTTCCTGTGCCGGAGGAGGGCCTGGGTGAGGCGATCAACGACCGCCTGCGCCGGGCCGCGGCGCCGCGCTGA
- a CDS encoding ATP-binding protein, which yields MSAEADALAAQARIRELETRLEEVEDTLAAIRRGDFDAIVVEGPSGERLVYTLENADRPYRVLIEQIQEGAFTLGPDGTLLYCNRRLAETLGTPQERLIGQPFARFAARDQEATLAALVAQAARMPARGEIALCDEGGIERPAYLSLSRLDGDGDTLLLCGVITDLTAERLRLHELAETNERLRAEVAERERIEEALRQSQKMEAVGQLTGGVAHDFNNLLTVIKSSTDLLKRPDLAEERRRRYVDAISDTVGRAAKLTGQLLAFARRQALKPEVFDAGRGVASVADMVGTLTGARIQVKTLIEPCFDAAGEPFACLVEADPSQFDTALVNMVVNARDAMDGEGTLTIRVGHAGQIPALRTHPAVPGDFVAVSISDTGSGIAPADLSRIFEPFFTTKGVGQGTGLGLSQVFGFAKQSGGDIAVESVLGQGTTFTLFLPRAKIAPTLPEAADEPEPLAPGHGTCVLLVEDNREVGAFATQALAELGYGTVWATDAEQALAELARTPDRFDVVFTDVVMPGMNGVELARTILSQTPGMPIVLSSGYSHVLAEDGRHGFPLLHKPYSVEDLSRILRRAIQRRSARAK from the coding sequence GTGAGCGCTGAGGCCGATGCCCTCGCCGCGCAGGCGCGCATCCGCGAACTGGAGACGCGGCTGGAGGAGGTCGAAGACACCCTCGCGGCGATCCGCCGGGGCGATTTCGACGCCATCGTGGTGGAAGGGCCGAGCGGCGAGCGGCTGGTCTACACCCTGGAGAATGCCGACCGGCCCTACCGGGTGCTGATCGAGCAGATCCAGGAGGGCGCCTTCACCCTCGGCCCGGACGGGACGCTGCTCTACTGCAACCGTCGCCTCGCCGAGACCCTGGGTACGCCCCAGGAACGCCTGATCGGCCAGCCCTTCGCGCGCTTCGCCGCCAGGGATCAGGAGGCAACCCTCGCTGCCCTGGTCGCCCAGGCCGCGCGGATGCCGGCCCGCGGCGAGATCGCCCTGTGCGACGAGGGGGGGATCGAGCGCCCGGCCTACCTCTCGCTGAGCCGCCTCGACGGCGACGGCGACACCCTGCTCCTGTGCGGCGTGATCACCGACCTCACGGCCGAGCGGCTGCGCCTGCACGAACTCGCCGAGACCAACGAGCGCCTGCGCGCCGAGGTGGCCGAGCGCGAGCGGATCGAGGAGGCCCTGCGCCAGTCGCAGAAGATGGAGGCGGTGGGCCAGCTCACCGGCGGCGTGGCGCACGACTTCAACAACCTGCTCACCGTCATCAAGTCCTCCACCGACCTGCTCAAGCGCCCCGACCTCGCCGAGGAGCGCCGCCGCCGCTACGTCGACGCCATCTCCGACACGGTGGGACGCGCGGCCAAGCTGACGGGCCAGCTCCTCGCCTTCGCCCGGCGCCAAGCGCTCAAGCCCGAGGTGTTCGATGCCGGCCGCGGCGTCGCCTCGGTGGCCGACATGGTCGGTACGCTCACCGGCGCGCGCATCCAGGTGAAGACCCTGATCGAGCCCTGTTTCGACGCGGCGGGCGAACCCTTCGCCTGCCTCGTGGAGGCCGATCCGAGCCAGTTCGACACGGCACTCGTCAACATGGTCGTCAACGCCCGCGACGCCATGGACGGCGAGGGCACGCTCACCATCCGCGTCGGCCATGCCGGGCAGATCCCGGCGCTGCGCACCCATCCGGCGGTGCCCGGCGACTTCGTGGCGGTCTCGATCTCGGACACCGGCTCCGGCATCGCGCCCGCCGACCTGTCGCGGATCTTCGAGCCGTTCTTCACCACGAAGGGCGTCGGCCAGGGCACCGGGCTCGGCCTCTCCCAGGTGTTCGGCTTCGCCAAGCAATCGGGCGGCGACATCGCGGTGGAGAGCGTGCTCGGCCAGGGCACCACCTTCACCCTGTTCCTGCCCCGCGCCAAGATCGCCCCGACCCTGCCGGAGGCCGCCGACGAGCCCGAGCCGCTGGCCCCCGGTCACGGCACCTGCGTTCTGCTGGTGGAGGACAACCGCGAGGTCGGCGCCTTCGCGACGCAGGCACTGGCCGAACTCGGCTACGGCACCGTCTGGGCGACGGATGCGGAGCAGGCGCTGGCCGAACTCGCCCGCACGCCGGACCGGTTCGACGTCGTGTTCACCGACGTGGTGATGCCCGGCATGAACGGCGTCGAACTCGCCCGCACGATCCTGAGCCAGACGCCGGGCATGCCGATCGTGCTCTCCTCCGGCTACAGCCACGTGCTGGCCGAGGACGGGCGCCACGGTTTCCCGCTGCTGCACAAGCCCTACTCGGTGGAGGATCTCTCGCGCATCCTGCGCCGGGCGATCCAGCGGCGCAGCGCTCGGGCGAAATGA
- a CDS encoding circadian clock KaiB family protein — MSGGAITGGGTGGRTRLRLYVAGTSPRSTRSIESVRRLCERWLKDACDLEVVDIYQQSALAGADGVVAAPTLVRLSPLPARRIAGDLSDERRVLDGLGLDEFGLDGPDIPPADPEAASREALGGGAGER; from the coding sequence TTGAGCGGCGGGGCCATCACGGGCGGCGGGACCGGCGGGCGCACCCGGCTGCGCCTCTACGTCGCCGGCACCTCGCCGCGCTCGACCCGCAGCATCGAGAGCGTGCGCCGCCTGTGCGAGCGCTGGCTCAAGGACGCCTGCGACCTCGAAGTGGTCGACATCTACCAGCAATCGGCCCTCGCGGGCGCCGACGGCGTGGTCGCGGCGCCGACCCTGGTGCGGCTCTCGCCTCTCCCCGCCCGGCGCATCGCCGGCGACCTGAGCGACGAGCGGCGCGTCCTCGACGGTCTCGGTCTCGACGAATTCGGGCTCGACGGACCCGACATCCCGCCGGCGGATCCGGAAGCGGCGTCGCGCGAGGCCTTGGGCGGAGGCGCCGGTGAGCGCTGA
- a CDS encoding circadian clock KaiB family protein, producing the protein MSGPGPTGDGLEADGAVDEGHYHLRLYVAGQTAKSLAAMANLRRFCEEHLAGHYDIEVIDLMKNPQLAAGDQILAIPTLVRRLPAPLKRIIGDLSNTEKVLVGLDIRPKVDGL; encoded by the coding sequence ATGAGCGGGCCGGGACCGACCGGGGACGGGCTCGAGGCCGACGGCGCCGTGGACGAGGGCCACTACCATCTGCGCCTCTACGTTGCCGGGCAGACCGCCAAGTCGCTGGCGGCGATGGCCAACCTCAGGCGCTTCTGCGAGGAGCACCTCGCCGGCCACTACGACATCGAGGTCATCGACCTGATGAAGAACCCGCAGCTCGCCGCCGGCGACCAGATCCTGGCGATCCCGACCCTGGTGCGGCGCCTGCCCGCGCCGCTCAAGCGGATCATCGGCGACCTCTCCAACACCGAGAAGGTCCTGGTCGGCCTCGATATCCGCCCGAAGGTCGACGGGCTTTGA
- the kaiC gene encoding circadian clock protein KaiC — translation MSPPTGAPALPKVATGIDGFDAITFGGLPKGRPSLVCGAAGCGKTLFATTFLVNGATRFDEPGVFMSFEERAEDLVANVASLGYDLDALVAQGKLAIDHVRVERSEIEETGEYDLEGLFIRLGFAVDSIGAKRVVLDTIETLFAGFSDETVLRAELRRLFGWIKDRGLTAIITGERGDGQLTRQGMEEYVSDCVVLLDNRVEDQITTRRLRVVKYRGSAHGTNEYPFLIDAEGISVLPVTSADLDYRIAEGVISTGIHGLDAMLEPGGFHRGTSILISGEAGTGKTMISSSMIDAACARGERCMAFVFEESGDQITRNARSIGLDLARHVESGLLRFEAARPSLYGLEMHLARMHRDIDRFAPSLVVIDPLSALRGPPAELQATMLRMIDLLKSRGITAVFTSLREDGEIDRDSAIGVSSLMDAWIKLLNVEANGERSRTLYVIKARGMRHSNQVREFTLSREGITLVDAYIGPAGVLTGTARVVQEAEEVAAALRREQENRRRQREAERRRQSLERQIEELRATLEAVEEEEAVLLNEDEMREALLASERRTLATRRGGTK, via the coding sequence ATGAGCCCACCCACCGGCGCGCCCGCCCTGCCGAAGGTCGCCACCGGCATCGACGGCTTCGACGCCATCACCTTCGGCGGCCTGCCGAAGGGGCGGCCCTCGCTGGTCTGCGGCGCCGCCGGCTGCGGCAAGACGCTGTTCGCCACGACCTTCCTCGTCAACGGTGCGACCCGCTTCGACGAGCCCGGCGTGTTCATGAGCTTCGAGGAGCGCGCCGAGGATCTCGTCGCCAACGTCGCCTCCCTCGGCTACGACCTCGACGCGCTGGTGGCGCAGGGCAAGCTCGCCATCGACCACGTCCGCGTCGAGCGCTCCGAGATCGAGGAGACCGGCGAGTACGACCTCGAAGGGCTGTTCATCCGCCTCGGCTTCGCGGTGGATTCCATCGGCGCCAAGCGCGTCGTGCTCGATACGATCGAGACCCTGTTCGCCGGCTTCTCCGACGAGACGGTGCTGCGCGCCGAACTGCGCCGCCTGTTCGGCTGGATCAAGGACCGGGGCCTAACCGCGATCATCACCGGCGAGCGCGGCGACGGCCAGCTCACCCGCCAGGGAATGGAGGAATACGTCTCCGACTGCGTGGTGCTGCTCGACAACCGGGTCGAGGACCAGATCACCACCCGGCGCCTGCGCGTGGTGAAGTATCGCGGCTCGGCCCACGGCACCAACGAATACCCATTCCTGATCGATGCCGAGGGCATCAGCGTCCTGCCGGTCACCTCGGCCGACCTCGACTACCGCATCGCCGAGGGCGTGATCTCCACCGGCATCCACGGCCTCGACGCGATGCTCGAACCCGGCGGCTTCCACCGCGGCACCAGCATCCTGATCTCGGGCGAGGCCGGCACCGGCAAGACCATGATCTCGTCGAGCATGATCGACGCGGCCTGCGCCCGGGGCGAGCGCTGCATGGCCTTCGTGTTCGAGGAGAGCGGCGACCAGATCACCCGCAACGCCCGCTCCATCGGCCTCGACCTCGCCCGCCACGTGGAATCGGGTCTTCTGCGCTTCGAGGCGGCGCGCCCGAGCCTCTACGGCCTGGAGATGCATCTGGCGCGGATGCACCGGGACATCGACCGGTTCGCGCCCAGCCTGGTGGTGATCGATCCGCTCTCGGCGCTCCGCGGTCCGCCGGCCGAGCTGCAGGCGACGATGCTGCGCATGATCGACCTGCTGAAGAGCCGCGGCATCACCGCGGTCTTCACCAGCCTGCGCGAGGATGGCGAGATCGACCGCGACAGCGCGATCGGCGTCTCCTCGCTGATGGATGCCTGGATCAAGCTCCTCAACGTCGAGGCCAACGGCGAGCGCTCGCGCACGCTCTACGTCATCAAGGCCCGCGGCATGCGCCACTCGAACCAAGTGCGCGAGTTCACCCTGTCTCGCGAGGGCATCACCCTGGTCGATGCCTATATCGGCCCGGCGGGCGTGCTGACCGGCACCGCCCGGGTGGTGCAGGAGGCGGAGGAGGTCGCCGCCGCCCTGCGCCGCGAGCAGGAGAACCGCCGCCGCCAGCGCGAGGCGGAACGGCGGCGCCAGTCGCTGGAACGCCAGATCGAGGAACTGCGCGCCACCCTGGAAGCCGTGGAAGAGGAAGAGGCCGTGCTCTTGAACGAGGACGAGATGCGGGAGGCCCTGCTGGCGAGCGAGCGGCGCACCCTCGCCACGCGCCGGGGAGGCACGAAATGA
- a CDS encoding response regulator, whose translation MSSLSKSATPTDASHVLVVEDESFVRMVAVDMLEDAGLPVAEAPDADTALRLLERKAQAFGTLFTDIDMPGSMDGLTLAARVRARWPHIRLVVTSGRVRPGSTDLPDAGCFLPKPYCRSDLLGALGQAA comes from the coding sequence ATGTCTTCTCTGTCAAAGTCCGCCACCCCTACAGATGCCTCTCACGTGCTCGTCGTCGAGGACGAGAGCTTCGTGCGCATGGTCGCCGTGGACATGCTGGAGGATGCCGGCCTGCCGGTGGCCGAGGCTCCGGATGCCGACACGGCCCTGCGGCTGTTGGAGCGAAAGGCGCAGGCCTTCGGCACGCTGTTCACCGATATCGACATGCCGGGCTCGATGGACGGGCTGACGCTCGCCGCCCGGGTGCGGGCGCGCTGGCCGCATATCCGCCTCGTCGTCACCTCGGGCCGGGTCCGGCCGGGCAGCACAGACCTGCCCGATGCGGGCTGTTTCCTGCCGAAGCCCTATTGCCGCTCCGACCTGCTCGGCGCCCTCGGGCAAGCGGCCTGA
- a CDS encoding ATP-binding protein: MNSGSLRLRLGLAAAGLIALALVLAGVGLTLIFDRVLDARTADGLDRTAKLIAGQVALAPDGTLTLPREPPDSRFFAPYGGLYWQVERAGGPALRSRSLWDRGLVTVPDAAQEPAVGDLAGPDGGALIAVTRRVSIPANGATVALTVTVAEDRRDLAESRATFLRLLVPSLGALFVALTLAMSLFVRRALAPFRTLRADLAAIHAGTRARLPETFPEEVRPLVADLNRLLDAQERDLERARTGAGDMAHGLKTPLAVLDALARRTEGQHPALAAEIAEQAQAMGRQVERTLARARATSGGLRRRASPVAPTVAKIVGALKRLPEGEALRWEIAVQENLAFPGDEGDLTEILGNLLDNARKWAHRRIRVSGDLEGGEACLVLEDDGPGMSEAAIAGIARGRRWDETRPGTGFGIAIARDLAEGAGARMRLGRSDLGGLRVELRWPVPES, from the coding sequence GTGAACAGCGGCTCGCTGCGCCTGCGCCTCGGGCTCGCCGCCGCCGGGCTGATCGCCCTGGCGCTGGTCCTGGCGGGCGTCGGGCTGACGCTGATCTTCGACCGGGTGCTCGACGCCCGCACCGCCGACGGGCTCGACCGCACCGCCAAGCTCATCGCCGGGCAAGTCGCCCTGGCGCCGGACGGCACCCTGACCCTGCCGCGCGAGCCGCCGGATTCGCGCTTCTTCGCGCCCTATGGCGGGCTCTACTGGCAGGTGGAGCGCGCGGGCGGCCCCGCCCTGCGCTCGCGCTCGCTCTGGGACCGCGGCCTCGTCACGGTGCCGGACGCCGCGCAGGAGCCCGCGGTCGGCGACCTCGCCGGGCCGGATGGCGGAGCCCTGATCGCCGTCACCCGGCGCGTGTCGATTCCGGCCAACGGCGCCACCGTGGCGCTTACCGTCACCGTGGCCGAGGACCGCCGCGACCTCGCCGAGAGCCGCGCCACCTTCCTGCGCCTGCTGGTGCCCTCGCTCGGCGCCCTGTTCGTCGCGCTGACGCTCGCCATGTCGCTGTTCGTGCGCCGGGCCCTGGCGCCGTTCCGGACGCTGCGGGCGGATCTCGCCGCGATCCATGCGGGGACGCGGGCCCGGTTGCCCGAGACCTTTCCCGAGGAGGTGCGCCCGCTGGTGGCCGACCTCAACCGCCTGCTCGACGCGCAGGAGCGCGACCTGGAGCGGGCCCGCACGGGGGCCGGCGACATGGCCCACGGCCTCAAGACCCCGCTCGCGGTGCTCGACGCGCTGGCCCGCCGCACGGAAGGCCAGCATCCGGCGCTGGCGGCGGAGATCGCGGAGCAGGCCCAGGCCATGGGCCGGCAGGTCGAGCGCACCCTCGCCCGGGCGCGGGCGACTTCGGGCGGCTTGCGGCGCAGGGCCAGCCCGGTCGCTCCGACGGTGGCGAAGATCGTCGGCGCCCTCAAGCGCCTGCCCGAGGGCGAGGCCCTGCGCTGGGAGATCGCGGTCCAGGAAAACCTCGCCTTCCCCGGCGACGAGGGCGACCTCACCGAGATCCTGGGCAACCTCCTCGACAATGCCCGCAAATGGGCCCACCGCCGCATCCGCGTCTCGGGCGACTTGGAGGGCGGGGAGGCCTGCCTCGTGCTGGAGGATGACGGCCCCGGCATGAGCGAGGCGGCGATCGCCGGCATCGCCCGCGGCCGGCGCTGGGACGAGACCCGGCCGGGCACCGGCTTCGGCATCGCCATCGCCCGCGACCTCGCGGAGGGGGCCGGCGCGCGGATGCGGCTCGGCCGCTCCGATCTCGGCGGCCTGCGGGTGGAGCTGCGCTGGCCCGTTCCGGAATCGTGA